Genomic window (Nitrosophilus kaiyonis):
AATCCTGTTTTTATTTATTGATTTAGGAGCAATTATAGGCCTAGAAGTTAATCAAAGAGGATTTTTTGATGTTATGCTTGTAGATGGAATAGCAATTCTTTCACAAATAATTATTGTTGTAGCATCTATGCTTTTTATACCATTAGCATTAACATCTAAAAGATTTCATGAATTCAGTCTGCCAGAATTTTTTGCACTATTTTTATTCATGATTTCAGGTTTTCAATTTATGGTTGCTACAGATAATCTAATTTTAATATTTGTTGGATTAGAAACTGCAAGTTTAGCGCTATATACATTAATTGCAATGCATAACAGAGAAAAGAGTTTTGAAGCAGCAATTAAATATTTTACAATGGGAGCATTAGCTGCTGGTTTTTATGCAATGGGTTCGATGATTTTATATGGACTAACTGGTAGTGTAGAAATTTATAAAATAGCTGAAGTATTAGCTGCACGTGGTTATGAGCCAATTTGGGCAGTACTAGCTGCAGTATCTTTTATGATAGCTGCTATTGGTTTTAAGTTATCTATGGTTCCATTTCATACATGGACTCCAGATGTATATGAGGGAGCTAGTGCAGCTCTTGCAGGCTATATGTCTGTTGTTCCAAAAATCGCTGGTTTTATAGTTGCTATGAGATTATTTGAATTTTTAATTCATAGTGATATTACTTGGGTTAGAGATATTTTATATGCAGCAGTAGTTTTAACTATGACATTTGCTAATATTGTGGCTTTAGTTCAAGATGATGTAAAAAGGATGCTTGCATACAGCTCAATAAGTCATGCTGGTTTTGTTATGGCCGCAATTATGATAGGAACAACTCAATCTAATAGTGCTCTATTTTTATATTGGGTACTATTTTTATTCACTAATCTTGGTGCTTTTGCTATGCTTTGGATTTCAAGACACAAAAGTGCAATATGGCATAAAAGATTTGACCATCCTTATGAAAAATTTTCTGGCCTTGTTCAAATAATGCCAGTTGGTGCAACAATAATGGCAGTTTTTATGTTAAGTCTTGCTGGTCTTCCTCCATTTAGTCTTTTTTGGGGCAAACTTTATGTTATGAGTGCAGCAGTAAATTCTGGATATATAATATTAGCTTTAATTATGGCTATAAACAGTGCTATAAGTGCATATTACTATTTAAAATTAATAGTTTATATGTTTATGAGAGAGCCAGTTGTAGATAGAAGTACTATATATTTTAAAAATGCTTCTTTATCATTAAAAACAATAGTAGGTTTATCTGCTGTTGCAACTATTTTTTCTGCAATATTGATCTCTCCAATGATGGATTATATTACTCATCTTGTTAGTGTAAGTGGTTTTTAAACCACTTTACTAACAAAAATTTTTTAAAATTGTATCTCTTAATCTCTCTTTATTTTCTACTATTTTTTTAGTAAATTGAGTCTTATTAAAAGTTATTTGTCTTTTTGCAAGATGGTAAGTGTTTAATGAAATTTTTTTAATAAGCTCATCTTTATCTATAAATCCATCAAGATAAAAAAGAGTCTCTTTAATTCCAATAGCTTTCATTGGATTTAGATCTCTTCCATATTTTTTTTCTAAATATGCTATCTCATCTATAAGACCTAAATCTAACATTTTTTTTGTTCTTTTTAAAATATTTTCTTTTAATTTATCTCTATCAATACCTATTTCATAAATATCTAAATTTTTTATAATAGGTTTTTTGGGATTTTTAATAAAATAGATTGATGGGGGTAAATTGGTTGAAAAGTATATCTCTAACGCTTTTTGTATTCTATATTTATCATAAGATGATATTTTTTTAGCAAATTTTTCATCAATATCTTTTAATAACTCATATGCACTTTTTAAATCTTTTAAAATATATTTTACTTTCTCTTTTATCTCTTGTGAAATATTAGGAAGTGGTGAAATGCCTTCAATTAAAGTTTTTAGATAAAAACTAGAGCCACCAACAATTATTAGATTTTTACCATATTTTTTAGCATACTCTTTTGCTTTTTTATAAATTTTAATAAAAATATCAACACTGAAATGCTCATTTGGATATATCTCATTTATACCAAAATGTTTTATCTGTTTCAATTCATCTTTAGATGGTTTTGCAGAGACTATATCTATCTCTTTATAAATTGATAAACTATCAAGTGATAAAATAATTGCATTGCACTCTTTTGCAACTTCTATAGCAAGATCGCTTTTACCACTTGCAGTTGGGCCAATAATTGCTATCTCTTTCATGCCAAAATTATACAATGAATTATTAATTTTTAAAAATGTATAATTTCAGTTTAGTTGAGTGGTTGAGTTGATAAGTAGATGAGTAGATAAAAAAAACTTAATAACTTTAATTACTTAACAACTTAATTTTTTAACTATTTTAACAATCTAAAAGAG
Coding sequences:
- the miaA gene encoding tRNA (adenosine(37)-N6)-dimethylallyltransferase MiaA; the encoded protein is MKEIAIIGPTASGKSDLAIEVAKECNAIILSLDSLSIYKEIDIVSAKPSKDELKQIKHFGINEIYPNEHFSVDIFIKIYKKAKEYAKKYGKNLIIVGGSSFYLKTLIEGISPLPNISQEIKEKVKYILKDLKSAYELLKDIDEKFAKKISSYDKYRIQKALEIYFSTNLPPSIYFIKNPKKPIIKNLDIYEIGIDRDKLKENILKRTKKMLDLGLIDEIAYLEKKYGRDLNPMKAIGIKETLFYLDGFIDKDELIKKISLNTYHLAKRQITFNKTQFTKKIVENKERLRDTILKNFC
- the nuoN gene encoding NADH-quinone oxidoreductase subunit NuoN, yielding MSPINVSLESLNLITLAPMLIAIAGGLVILCIDLIAKNLHKTLYVMLSILFLFIDLGAIIGLEVNQRGFFDVMLVDGIAILSQIIIVVASMLFIPLALTSKRFHEFSLPEFFALFLFMISGFQFMVATDNLILIFVGLETASLALYTLIAMHNREKSFEAAIKYFTMGALAAGFYAMGSMILYGLTGSVEIYKIAEVLAARGYEPIWAVLAAVSFMIAAIGFKLSMVPFHTWTPDVYEGASAALAGYMSVVPKIAGFIVAMRLFEFLIHSDITWVRDILYAAVVLTMTFANIVALVQDDVKRMLAYSSISHAGFVMAAIMIGTTQSNSALFLYWVLFLFTNLGAFAMLWISRHKSAIWHKRFDHPYEKFSGLVQIMPVGATIMAVFMLSLAGLPPFSLFWGKLYVMSAAVNSGYIILALIMAINSAISAYYYLKLIVYMFMREPVVDRSTIYFKNASLSLKTIVGLSAVATIFSAILISPMMDYITHLVSVSGF